The following proteins are encoded in a genomic region of Amphiura filiformis chromosome 18, Afil_fr2py, whole genome shotgun sequence:
- the LOC140138990 gene encoding sodium-dependent multivitamin transporter-like, whose translation MLEPLRRQPPNYTSPDQILIYFISQEFGNLPGYQGLFIACLFAGSLSTVSSGLNGLTAVTLVDIIRPFRKWRRKDQDKADSQSREESDTRLSKILSKCQRVLT comes from the exons ATGTTGGAACCATTACGAAGACAACCACCAAACTATACATCACCAGATCAG ATTTTGATATATTTCATCAGTCAAGAATTTGGCAATCTTCCGGGTTATCAAGGACTTTTTATAGCCTGTCTCTTTGCCGGATCTTTAAG CACGGTTTCATCTGGTTTGAATGGTTTGACCGCGGTAACATTAGTTGACATCATTCGACCATTCAGAAAATGGAGACGTAAAGATCAAGACAAAGCTGATTCGCAGAGTCGGGAGGAATCTGACACAAGACTGAGCAAAATTCTTAGTAAGTGTCAGCGTGTGTTAACTTAA